The following is a genomic window from Thermoproteales archaeon.
ATATAATATACTGTTATAAACATGGCTGAACAATATAAAAGCTGATATCAGCTTTTTATCTCGAATATTATGTTAACTTGCGCAGTGACAGTTAATTCTCCCTCTAGAATCGGAGTACCCGCAGCAGCTTTTTCAGCCATCTCATATCTGATCGGAACATAATATGGTTGTTGTATGTTTATTTCGAGTATTTTAACTATTTCCACTCCTGAAGCCGAAGCAACTATTTCAGCTTTTTCGCGTGCTTCTTTCACAGCAAGAGATAATGCCTTGTGATAAGCCGATTGATATTTTCCAGAGCTTAGCGTAAAAGTTATAGAATCTACTCGATTTGCTCCAGAACTAACGGCAACATCTATAACCTCGCCTGTTTTCTCAGCCGTTGAAACCTTTATGGTGATCCTGTTTACGACTCTATACCCTATAAGGACTGGCTTTTTCTCAGTATATTCATAGACTGGATATAGAGAAAAGCCTGAAGTTGTAATATTATCTCTTTTAACTCCTATTTTTAGCAAGCTCTCTATAACGTTGTTCATTATCTCGGCTGCTCCGCTAATAGCCTCGCCCGCCGTTGGCTTTTCAACTTCTACAGCCAAAACAATTGATACGATATCCGGCTCAACAACTACTCTGCCTTCTCCAGTTACCGATAATGCGCTTCTTTCTTCCGTTTGATTATTCGAGTTTGACAAAATTGGCGTTGGTGCGCGAGCTGAAAATGCTCCTATTAGGGCAATTACTGATATTACTACTGCCAGGAAAGAAATTAACAATTCTTTATTCTCGTAAATTTTTTTCAATAAACCACCAATACTATATTTGTTTTTGACGTTAATAACTCATTTCGTGTTCTATTTTCAGAACAAGTAAAATTACCCTAGAACCCGCTATTTTGTTTTCTTCTCTAAAAGCTTCTCCAGCTTCTCTCTAACCATCAAAGGATTTTTTACATTTTCAATAATGAGCGGTTGAACTCCCATAGCTTGAATAATTAAGCTTCCCGTGCCATAGGCACGATCTATTATTCCAACATTAACGTTAATCTGCTGTATAAGCTCAAGCTTTAAAATATCGAAGTCTATCCCTATTATGCCTTTCCGAATTATTACCCTCTTCTCTGTCAAGACATAAAAAAGATTCCGCCACACGAGAATTGGATAAACAATGATCGTGAAAACTATGAAGAAGAGAAAGCCGTACCAAAACATAAAGAATAATATAACGACCGGATTTATCGGAGCTCCAGTCCCCCAAAAGATTAACAATGGAAATAGCATGAATAAGAGAGGAAATATGAGAGCTGGCAAGCGCTTAAGTATGAAAGGAGTAAACAAAGGTTTATCGGCCCAAACCATCCTTTCTTTCCCCACCACGTTTAAAAGATCTTTTGGCAGCTGCACAAGAGGATATTAGCATTATAAACTTATAAATTTTAAACGCTGAGCTATTTAACTACATTTAGACTGGAGACGACAAATTAGAGATATTTTCTGGCGAACGCATAAACATATACTAGTGCTGGGTTGTAATATGCGCCGGTCGTATATGCGTAGAACAGCAGTTTAACGCATAGAACTGCTATAGTTATCGTCAAAGATGCCGCGATAACTGTATAGTCTAGTTTTGTGAACCTCAGCTCATAGCGTACTCCATGCTTGGATTGTCCATAACCTCTGCTCTCTATCGCTACCGATAACGTTCTAGCTCTTCTTACCAGAGAAGCATAGAGAGGCGTAAGAAACTTTTTAGCGTATTTGAGCACTGAAGATGGTTTATCCCTGCGAAGGCTCATGCCCCTAAGCTTCAGAACTGCGAGCGTCGATGCGGCATCGGAGACGAATACTGGTATAAAGCGGAAAGATATCATAGTAGATAGCGCTAAAGCTCTCGAAACCCCTATACCCGACAAATAAATTAGGAAGTTCTTGGGATCGGTGGTCCAAGCAACTGCAAGCCCAACAAGCAGCGAAGCTATAAGTCTAATAGATTGTTTAAAACCGTATTCTATTCCTTCTAGGTAAACGTAGATGCCTCCTGTAGCCCAGCCAATTACGGGAGTTTCGGGAGATACGAGCTCTACTATTGGAGTCCTGGGGTAGCCGCTATAGAACAATGCTTGGCTGAAAACAGTTCCCCAAACAGTTAATGCTAATAGAAGTATAGTCATTTTAATCCTAGCTAAACCAGGCTTAGCCAGGGCATACACTACAAGAGATGCCAAACAAATAATTTTTAAAGTATCGATATTATCTATCGTGACTGCTAAAATAGCTATGGAGATTATCAAAACGAGCTTAGATACAGGGTTAAGCTTGCGGAGTGGTGCCTTTTCTAAACGCGTCAACTCTATTAATTCCATAATCCAACCAGGGCTTCGTCAGGTACTCTTAAGCATGCCTCTTTAACAATATCCTCTTTTCTTAAAACTTTCCAAGGAGCACCCGAGGCGATAACTTTTCCGTCTTTAAGCACGACCACTCTTGAACAGTTATGGAGGACGAATTCTACGTCGTGGGTGCTTATCAACGCGCATGCCTCCTGCATTGAAAGATACTTTTTTAAAATTTGGGCAAGAGCTTCGATGTTTTTCTGATCCTGTCCCGTCGTGGGCTCATCTAACATAAGTAGTTTAGGCTTACCCGCTAACGCTGCAGCGACGGCTACTCTAAATCTCTGTCCACGGCTAAGAGCGTGGGGATGCTTAGTAAGCATTTTCTCCAAGCCAAGCAAGTTAATTACGGCTTTAACTATTTTCTCGTCGAGGCTTTCTTTAGGGTTGAGCCGGAGCTCTTCAATAACACTATCAGAAACGAGGTAGAGATCGGGATTTTGGGGAACGTAGGCTAAGTCATATCTAGGGTTTAAATCGAGCGTAATATTGCCTTTTGATGGCTTAACTAAACCTGATATAGCTTTCATCAATGTGGTTTTTCCCGAGGCGTTTGGTCCCATAAGTCCAACAATTTCTCCTTTTCTAATATCAAAGCTAACTCCTTTAAGCACGTATCCGCTTTTCTTGTCATACCTGACCCATACATCGTCGATTTTTACTAAAATCTTGGATGGAAGGGGCGGCGAGTCGCTGTAGCTGTAGGATGCTTTATTGCTTGCAAGGAATTTAATTAGCTCTTTCCTGTCGAGAGTTGGGATTTTTCCGTAAATTTTTCTGGCTACTCTAAAAATGCTCGGTTCTCTCACTCCATAAAATTCTAAAATATTTTTATTTACTGCCTCGCCGAGTTCTCCGTCAAACGCTATCCTCCCTTTGTCGAGAACTATTGTTCTAGCGTCTTCTCTAATAGTGCCTGCCGCGTAGAGATCGTGTAGCCTATGCTCAGCCATTATAATAGCGCAGCCAGCTTTGTGTGGTAATGCGTTAACGCAAGTCATTACTGATAGCGAGCCTTGAGGATCAAGCTGGCTTACAGGCTCGTCGAGAAGTAGCAAACGAGGCTTAAGAGCTAATACGCTGGCTATAGCCGTCCGTTGTTTCTGCCCGCCAGATAGGCTAACGGTATCCTTATGCTCAAGACCTGACATGCCTACGACGTTTAAAGCCCATTTAATTATTTTCTCAATCTCTTCTCTAGGAAGCCCAAGGTTTTCCGGGCCAAAACTCACTTCCGACTCGACCGTGGCAGAAAAAAGCTGCGCATCAGGATTTTGTAAAACTATAGCTGCGCCTCTCAGAACGATGCCCGATAATCCCTCCTGCCTCGGATCTCCACCAAGCACCTCGATTTCTCCCTTAACTTCAGCTTTCTGGTAATGAGGTATAACGCCGCAAAGCAGTTTTAGCAGAGTGCTTTTACCAGAACCAGAAGATCCAAGCAGGAGCACAAACTCCTTCTCTTCTATCGTTAGCTCTTCGACGTAAAGACTGGGTTTCTCTTCTCCAAGATATTTAACCTCGACGTTTCTGAGTGAGGCAATGTTATTCATGGCTAACACCTCTAAGTTTCTCTGCGAGCTTACAGCCTAGTATGGCGCCGGCAAACGTGTAAATTGAAGCGCCTATACAATAAAAGTTGATGTACCATTGAGCATAGAAAAGCCTGTAGAATATCATGTACAGGTTCATGTCAACGTAAGCGTCTACGAACCGGCCTAAAGCAAAAGCTGACGCTATGCCTAGCGTAGCTCCTTTCTTCGTTCCTCCAAAAATGTAAAGTAGCGGCTCCATTATAAAAGCTGTAGTCGCTAGCCATATGAGGCTCATGAAGGGATTTCTAACTC
Proteins encoded in this region:
- a CDS encoding SIMPL domain-containing protein (The SIMPL domain is named for its presence in mouse protein SIMPL (signalling molecule that associates with mouse pelle-like kinase). Bacterial member BP26, from Brucella, was shown to assemble into a channel-like structure, while YggE from E. coli has been associated with resistance to oxidative stress.), producing the protein MKKIYENKELLISFLAVVISVIALIGAFSARAPTPILSNSNNQTEERSALSVTGEGRVVVEPDIVSIVLAVEVEKPTAGEAISGAAEIMNNVIESLLKIGVKRDNITTSGFSLYPVYEYTEKKPVLIGYRVVNRITIKVSTAEKTGEVIDVAVSSGANRVDSITFTLSSGKYQSAYHKALSLAVKEAREKAEIVASASGVEIVKILEINIQQPYYVPIRYEMAEKAAAGTPILEGELTVTAQVNIIFEIKS
- a CDS encoding PH domain-containing protein; the protein is MQLPKDLLNVVGKERMVWADKPLFTPFILKRLPALIFPLLFMLFPLLIFWGTGAPINPVVILFFMFWYGFLFFIVFTIIVYPILVWRNLFYVLTEKRVIIRKGIIGIDFDILKLELIQQINVNVGIIDRAYGTGSLIIQAMGVQPLIIENVKNPLMVREKLEKLLEKKTK
- a CDS encoding energy-coupling factor transporter transmembrane protein EcfT; this translates as MELIELTRLEKAPLRKLNPVSKLVLIISIAILAVTIDNIDTLKIICLASLVVYALAKPGLARIKMTILLLALTVWGTVFSQALFYSGYPRTPIVELVSPETPVIGWATGGIYVYLEGIEYGFKQSIRLIASLLVGLAVAWTTDPKNFLIYLSGIGVSRALALSTMISFRFIPVFVSDAASTLAVLKLRGMSLRRDKPSSVLKYAKKFLTPLYASLVRRARTLSVAIESRGYGQSKHGVRYELRFTKLDYTVIAASLTITIAVLCVKLLFYAYTTGAYYNPALVYVYAFARKYL
- a CDS encoding ATP-binding cassette domain-containing protein; the protein is MNNIASLRNVEVKYLGEEKPSLYVEELTIEEKEFVLLLGSSGSGKSTLLKLLCGVIPHYQKAEVKGEIEVLGGDPRQEGLSGIVLRGAAIVLQNPDAQLFSATVESEVSFGPENLGLPREEIEKIIKWALNVVGMSGLEHKDTVSLSGGQKQRTAIASVLALKPRLLLLDEPVSQLDPQGSLSVMTCVNALPHKAGCAIIMAEHRLHDLYAAGTIREDARTIVLDKGRIAFDGELGEAVNKNILEFYGVREPSIFRVARKIYGKIPTLDRKELIKFLASNKASYSYSDSPPLPSKILVKIDDVWVRYDKKSGYVLKGVSFDIRKGEIVGLMGPNASGKTTLMKAISGLVKPSKGNITLDLNPRYDLAYVPQNPDLYLVSDSVIEELRLNPKESLDEKIVKAVINLLGLEKMLTKHPHALSRGQRFRVAVAAALAGKPKLLMLDEPTTGQDQKNIEALAQILKKYLSMQEACALISTHDVEFVLHNCSRVVVLKDGKVIASGAPWKVLRKEDIVKEACLRVPDEALVGLWN